A genomic window from Lycium barbarum isolate Lr01 chromosome 4, ASM1917538v2, whole genome shotgun sequence includes:
- the LOC132637841 gene encoding uncharacterized protein LOC132637841 produces the protein MDHGDDIHMETDTGDVHPTEEKGLAPDIQVGIGNDSGDTLKASTEEIAEGGYHSGESKTSDERPVDPTEEKGIAPDIQVDIGNESGDTMEASTEEIAEGGDISGEPKTSVERSGKHTMEEQKCYDDSNNSEVLENIAESEMTNEQVHVEKTEENTSSTVLEEPQATVCNAQPLSQWLLPDEYLPSQTPGKEIMLHPSVTRATRPSSSSGKNHVHGFDKKYPFQIDPITGPLDVQMVDEYRTWLRNGLLVRHDSKKNNEDHYKTKMAVFDNGVKFNFGITTVNDKNSFYLLSMDGQLWNDEHIDVIFYYFRKKGNYDKRNNFSFTTVDCLIKQRIDVVHHAYCNVETQTNVANEEQVLIEYVKGHMLIANVTWHTVDNVLIPVNIQEENHWLLVLLSFKDRRLYVYNSYQSARHNAVVRNEIKKIATLLPHFLHLAGFYVNKKSIDLVKDPAYADKGQIDILEVVYVDNLPHQTAGSTDCGVFVVAYAEYLTSGERIPDVIDAHMQRMRYGALLWDYAEGKVADNAESDNEVPPRPIRPAIDYDTVDAIDV, from the exons ATGGACCATGGTGACGATATTCACATGGAGACTGATACGGGTGATGTGCATCCAAcagag GAGAAGGGTCTTGCACCGGATATTCAAGTCGGTATTGGCAATGATAGCGGCGATACGCTGAAAGCTTCAACCGAAGAGATTGCGGAAGGAGGTTATCATTCAGGAGAATCGAAGACTTCGGATGAACGTCCGGTGGATCCAACAGAG gaaaagggTATTGCACCGGATATTCAAGTTGATATTGGCAATGAGAGCGGCGATACGATGGAAGCTTCAACCGAAGAGATTGCAGAAGGAGGTGATATTTCAGGAGAACCGAAGACTTCGGTTGAACGTTCGGGGAAACATACTATGGAAGAGCAAAAATGTTATGATGATTCAAATAATTCTGAG GTGCTAGAAAATATAGCAGAATCAGAAATGACTAACGAACAAGTTCACGTAGAAAAAACCGAGGAAAACACCAGCTCAACTGTTTTAGAGGAACCCCAGGCAACAGTTTGTAACGCGCAACCGTTGTCTCAGTGGTTGTTGCCTGATGAGTATTTACCAAGCCAAACCCCAGGGAAAGAAATCATGTTACATCCATCAGTCACACGAGCTACACGCCCCA GTAGTAGTTCGGGAAAGAATCATGTACATGGGTTTGATAAAAAATATCCATTCCAGATAGATCCCATTACTGGTCCACTTGATGTACAGATGGTGGATGAATACCGTACTTGGCTCCGAAACGGTCTGCTTGTGAGGCACGATAGCAA AAAGAACAACGAAGACCATTACAAAACAAAAATGGCAGTTTTTGACAATGGAGTCAAATTCAATTTTGGCATCACAACTGTCAATGATAAGAACTCGTTTTACCTGTTATCGATGGATGGTCAGCTTTGGAATGACGAG CACATTGACGTCATTTTCTATTACTTTCGGAAGAAAGGAAACTACGATAAAAGGAACAATTTCAGCTTCACCACTGTTGACTGCCTAATCAAGCAGAGAATTGATGTGGTCCACCACGCATATTGCAATGTTGAAACACAGACAAATGTGGCAAATGAAGAGCAAGTATTGATTGAGTATGTTAAGGGCCACATGCTTATTGCCAATGTCACGTGGCATACCGTTGACAACGTGCTAATACCGGTGAATATACAAGAAGAAAATCATTGGTTATTGGTACTCCTTTCATTCAAGGACAG GCGTCTGTATGTTTACAACTCGTATCAATCAGCCAGGCACAACGCAGTTGTTAGGAATGAAATTAAAAAGATTGCTACACTACTGCCACATTTCCTACATCTGGCTGGATTCTATGTAAATAAAAAAAGCATAGATTTGGTGAAAGACCCAGCATATGCGGATAAGGGACAGATCGATATCCTTGAAGTTGTCTATGTTGATAATCTTCCGCATCAAACTGCTGGTAGTAC ggACTGTGGTGTTTTTGTGGTAGCGTATGCTGAGTATTTGACATCGGGTGAAAGGATTCCAGATGTCATTGATGCACACATGCAGCGTATGAGATATGGTGCACTCTTATGGGACTACGCTGAAGGCAAGGTTGCTGACAATGCAGAGAGTGATAATGAAGTTCCACCAAGACCGATTAGGCCAGCAATCGATTACGACACTGTAGATGCAATTGATGTTTGA